The following are from one region of the Streptomyces sp. L2 genome:
- a CDS encoding DUF11 domain-containing protein, whose protein sequence is MRRLLAATFLTVCAVGVGAPTASAAGSADLSIKIEGPQPGPPPAPAYGTSVTYQVTVTNDGPDTATGWSFYLPVIVRAYSGTPQETANGLGFAPRTMDSRCSYPVGAGSAGVPSDVLSAVTCAGGALAPGASTTFTISGDQLFEMSRTVTLVSGNETDPNNANNTASSTNVVPVPMIDPALGAGAAAASLAVVGVSSYRRRRGTGRA, encoded by the coding sequence ATGCGTCGACTGCTGGCCGCGACTTTTTTGACTGTCTGCGCGGTCGGAGTGGGTGCGCCCACGGCCAGTGCTGCAGGCAGTGCTGACCTGTCCATCAAGATCGAGGGTCCGCAGCCGGGTCCACCGCCTGCTCCGGCCTACGGGACGAGTGTCACCTATCAGGTGACAGTGACAAACGATGGCCCGGACACCGCGACTGGCTGGTCGTTTTACCTACCGGTGATTGTTCGCGCGTACAGTGGGACACCTCAGGAGACAGCTAACGGCCTCGGGTTCGCTCCGCGCACCATGGACAGCCGCTGCAGCTATCCAGTCGGAGCAGGCTCCGCCGGCGTCCCGAGCGATGTTCTGTCGGCCGTCACCTGTGCCGGCGGTGCTTTGGCCCCCGGTGCGAGTACCACCTTCACCATCAGTGGAGACCAATTGTTCGAGATGAGCAGGACGGTCACCCTGGTCTCAGGAAACGAGACCGATCCCAATAACGCGAACAACACCGCTTCTTCCACGAACGTCGTACCGGTTCCGATGATTGATCCGGCCCTCGGAGCCGGCGCTGCTGCTGCCTCTCTGGCCGTTGTCGGAGTGTCTTCCTACCGTCGGCGCCGTGGCACCGGAAGAGCGTGA